The genome window GCCGCCGACTGCGACGACCTTCGGATCTGGAGTGCGGCCTGTGCGGATGGCCGAGAACCGTACTCGCTGTCGATGCTCGCTCACGACGACCCCGACATCGATGCCGCATGCATCGACATCCTCGCAACCGACATCAGCGAACCCGCCCTCGAGACGGCCTGCAAGGGTGTCTACGAGGAGTCACGAACGGTCGACATCGGTGACCAACTCGAGTTTCTCGAGGACCCCACACGCTACGTCGAGGCCGACGATCGAGCGTACCGGATCGCCGATCGGGTCAAACGGTGCGTCTCGTTCGAACGCCATGACCTGATCAACGGCGACCCGAAATCGGGGTTCGACCTCGTCGTCTGTCGGAACCTGTTCATCTACATCGATAACGAGTACAAAGCGCCCATGCTCGACGTGATTGCGACGTCGCTACGACCGGGTGGGTACCTCGTCATCGGCAAAGCCGAAACGATCCCGCCGAGCCTGAAATCCGCGTTCACCGTTCGAGATCCCCGACTGCGGATCTACCAGCGTGAATAACCTCACCCTCGGCCTCGACGGTTGACTTTCGGTCGCTGATGAACGACCGACCGTTACATGAGCGTCGACCGAATAGTTCCGGTGAATGACCGGTCCCGATCTGCAATCGTACGTCAACCGATCACGCGCCCTCCTCGAGTCGAGTTCGCCATCGACAGTTCGGGAAACGCGCACCTGGCTCGTCGACCCGTTTCTCGCGACGCTCGGCTGGGACGTCCATGCAGAGACCTGTCGAACGAACGAACGCGTCGACGAGACGCTCCTCGAGTACGTCTTCTCAGTCGGTTCCGTCCCGGCCCTGTTCGTCGCGGTCGAGCCGTACAACGCTGGGCTCGATGAATCCCGGGCTGTCGAGCTACTCGAAGTGATGGCCTGGTCGGGTATCGACCGAGCGATCTACACGGACGGCAGTGCGTTTCTCTTTCTCGCCGGGACGACCGACGCCGACCGCCTGGGCTGTCGCCTGCTATCACTTCCCGAGTACGAGTCCTCTATCGCTCATTACGGTCGGACGAGCCTCGAGCGACACGTCGCCGACGACACTCGGGCGTTCGTCGCCCGTCGACTCGCCCTCGAGCGTTCGCGGATTGTCGAGTCAATTGTCGATGAGTTGACGACACATGCGGGCGACGGCGGCACCTACTCGAGCGAGTTCGAGGCCGCAAGCGAACGATTCCTCGACCAGCTCGTCGTCTCGTTCGCCGCTTCGGAGCCGACGTTTGCGCCCACATCCGAAGATGTCGCACTCGAGTTCACGGACGCGACGGCCGCAGACTCCCATATTGGCGGAGCCAAAATTGATCCAACCGATTCGAGATCGTCCGCCAGCGGTGACGATGCGACGCCACCCGCCCCTGACGGCCAGCGACACCCGCTCGGAGACGGGTCCTCATCACCAGCGACCGACGAGACCGACGATATCGATGACACCGATGACACGGACGGCCCAGACGAGTCGACAGCTCCGTCAGCCGATGCTTCCGATTCCACCCCCTCCGAAGCGATGGCTGACGACGAGCGTTCGACCGCCGACGGGGAGTTCGTCGTCCGCTTTTTCAACGACCGCGGCTCGATCGGTGCGATCGGTGGCTCGAGTTCGACCGCCGCACTCGTCCACGCCACGGAATATCTGCTGGCACGCGGGCTTTCGGGCGTCGACCTCCCCTGGGAACCCGGGGACGAACCGACAGTGCTGAACGACCAGCCCGTTCGAGCCGACGGCTCTTCTATGCGCGAGCCACGAGAACTGGCGAACGGCTGGTATCTCGAGGCTGACGGCGACGTCGACGATCACGCCAATCGAGTCGAGGCGGTGACCGAGAGAGCGGGGTTGCGGGCGATGCTCACCGGCGACTGGAAGTAGTTACCGGTCGATCTCGACCTCGGCGATCGTGATGATGACGCGTTCGGCGTCTACGTCCTCCCAGTCCTCGAGTTCGTCCTCCCACGCGTCTTTGTACCGCGACTCCCCTTCCAGTTCGACCGTGAGATTATGGCCATCGTCGATGTCGGCAACAGCAGACGATCGTTCGTCGACGTTCATCGTGAACCCGAGGTTCTCGTCGCTCTGGATCGATCGATCGTCTGCATCGATCGAGACGAGCGAAATGACTGCCGTTTTCGTTTCGTTGTTGTATTTGAGGTGAGGCCCCTCGAGCATGGCGCTATTCGTACCGTCGCTGCCCTCACTCGCCCGAACGACGGCCCCGCCGTCGTAAGCGATCTCGTCTGAGCCGTGCTCGTATCGGAACTCGCCGAGCGTGACGACCCCGTCGTTTGCGACGCCGTCGAACTCGTTTCCGAAATAACTGCTGCTATCGAGGGGTTCACCGTCGACCGTGATATTGAGTTGCGTCCCATCGCTCCCGGTACCGACACCGCCACCTTGCAGTGCGAGTTCGCCGTACCGTTCTTCGATTCCGTCATAGCGCATCACGTCGTTGAAGTTGTCCGCAAGCGCTCCCATGGCCCGCTCGGCGTTCTGGAGCTGTTCGTTCTCCTGGTAGCTCTCCATCGCCTGCAGTCCCGTCACCGAAATGAGTGCAACCGACCCGAAGATGATCCCAAAAACCAACACGAACGCAATCACTTCGGAGACTCCACGATCGGCGTCGGCCCCGCTCAACTGCCGTGTTCGTCGCATCAGTTTGCCCCCCGGATCGTAACGTTCCCGTCTTCGGTAGTAACGTCGATCGTCCCACCTGGAGCCGACGCGCCCGTCTCGAGCGGCGTGTCGGTTTTCACCGGAACGTAGGTCGTCACGTCTGCTCCCTGTGAAGTAAGCTCGAGGCACTCGGTCGAGCCATCCAAAAGCGACGAATTAGCACAGTCGCTCGACTCGAGTATCTCGACGGTGTAGCCCGAGTTCGCCACCGTCCGCGGATGGTTCGCGGTGACGGTCACCGTCCTGTCTCCGTCCTCGACGGCGAGTTGGTCGACGCTGTGGATCTCGCCCGCCAGCCGCTCGCCGACCGTCTCGAGTGAAGTTTCCGCCGATCGATCGGTTTCGGTCTCGAGCAATCCACCCGCACCCGTCAGGAGCACGGCGATGAGGAGGGTCGTGATCCCAATGGTAAGGACGTGCGTGATCGCAATCGAGGTCCCACGGTGGTCGGTCCGTAACTGACGGATCATGACTCGCCTCCATAGATCCTGATCTCGGTTTCTTCATCGTGGACCGAGACGTCGTTCGATTCGTATGTGAACTCGAGTTCGGCCGATATGACGTCGTCGCCGTCGTCTAGTTTAGCGTAGTCGTACGTCCCGTCGGCTCCATCGACCTCGAGTTCGATATCCGAATACGACTCTCCGTCCTCGATGAGCGCAAGGGTGCTACAGTCTCCCTCAGTCGTCGCGTTGACGCTGCCGGTGAGGAGGTCAACTCGGACGTGTTCGCCGGTAATCTCACACGATTCGTCCACCACCTCGTAGCCGTCGGCCCCATTCCCTTCGATCTCCACCGTATCCGGGTCGTCATGGGTTCGGTTTGCCTCGACCGTGACGTTACCGTCCGCATCCAGTAACTCGACTTCGAAGTGGCCGAGTTCCTCGTCGCTTTCGTTGAAGTTGAGCTTCTCAGATTTCTGGTCGAGAAATACCGTTCCAGTGGTTGTATCCACCAATTCGACGTGAACGAACGCCGAGCGGCTGTTCGACGTCGTATTTCGGTACTCCGTATGAAGACCGTCAGGGCCTTCTAGTGCACCCTCGAACGCGTCACTGCCAAAGCTTTCGTTATTGTTCACCTCCTTCCCCAGGGTAACGACCGCC of Natrarchaeobaculum sulfurireducens contains these proteins:
- a CDS encoding CheR family methyltransferase, translated to MSDSLDTVLAFVENELSFATSHYNDSYLDRRVSSRIRRTGSDDYDDYFELLRDDPDEQTALVESMSINVTGFFRNPEVWTGIREVFRDLAADCDDLRIWSAACADGREPYSLSMLAHDDPDIDAACIDILATDISEPALETACKGVYEESRTVDIGDQLEFLEDPTRYVEADDRAYRIADRVKRCVSFERHDLINGDPKSGFDLVVCRNLFIYIDNEYKAPMLDVIATSLRPGGYLVIGKAETIPPSLKSAFTVRDPRLRIYQRE
- a CDS encoding DUF7289 family protein, translating into MRRTRQLSGADADRGVSEVIAFVLVFGIIFGSVALISVTGLQAMESYQENEQLQNAERAMGALADNFNDVMRYDGIEERYGELALQGGGVGTGSDGTQLNITVDGEPLDSSSYFGNEFDGVANDGVVTLGEFRYEHGSDEIAYDGGAVVRASEGSDGTNSAMLEGPHLKYNNETKTAVISLVSIDADDRSIQSDENLGFTMNVDERSSAVADIDDGHNLTVELEGESRYKDAWEDELEDWEDVDAERVIITIAEVEIDR
- a CDS encoding DUF7266 family protein, encoding MIRQLRTDHRGTSIAITHVLTIGITTLLIAVLLTGAGGLLETETDRSAETSLETVGERLAGEIHSVDQLAVEDGDRTVTVTANHPRTVANSGYTVEILESSDCANSSLLDGSTECLELTSQGADVTTYVPVKTDTPLETGASAPGGTIDVTTEDGNVTIRGAN
- a CDS encoding DUF7261 family protein; this encodes MVTADHSRGQVILIGAIALAFIILGIVVVFNGVLYTETISSSGTSQATTDAELAEHELETAVVTLGKEVNNNESFGSDAFEGALEGPDGLHTEYRNTTSNSRSAFVHVELVDTTTGTVFLDQKSEKLNFNESDEELGHFEVELLDADGNVTVEANRTHDDPDTVEIEGNGADGYEVVDESCEITGEHVRVDLLTGSVNATTEGDCSTLALIEDGESYSDIELEVDGADGTYDYAKLDDGDDVISAELEFTYESNDVSVHDEETEIRIYGGES